In Chengkuizengella sediminis, one DNA window encodes the following:
- the pruA gene encoding L-glutamate gamma-semialdehyde dehydrogenase gives MRPYKHEPFLDFSKESNQQEMKAALQQVEEEFGNDYELIINGERIKTESKIVSYNPANKNEVIGTVSKANQELAGEAINAAEAAFKTWKKWNPEARADILFRAAAIIRRRKAEFSALLIKESGKPWNEADADTAEAIDFLEYYAREMIRLKDGTPVSSRDGEYNKYIYTPTGVTVVISPWNFPFAIMAGTTVAPIVTGNTVVLKPASSTPVVAYKFVEVLEEAGLPAGVVNFCPGSGSEVGDFLVDHPKTSLITFTGSREVGTRIFERASKVNPGQIWLKRTIIEMGGKDTVVVDKNADLEVAAESIFRSAFGFSGQKCSAGSRAVIHQDVYDEVLNRVIEISKDKILGDPTDYNTYMGPVIDQASFDKIMSYIQVGKEEGRLVLGGNGDDSKGFFIEPTIIADVDPKARIMQEEIFGPVVAFAKATDFEEAIEIANNTEYGLTGALISNDREHIEYAKENFYVGNLYFNRTCTGAIVGYQPFGGFNMSGTDSKAGGPDYLVQHMLPKTISETL, from the coding sequence ATGAGACCTTATAAACACGAACCATTTTTAGATTTTTCAAAGGAAAGTAACCAACAAGAAATGAAAGCAGCTTTACAACAAGTTGAGGAAGAATTCGGTAACGATTATGAACTTATTATTAACGGTGAGCGAATTAAAACAGAAAGTAAAATTGTTTCCTACAATCCAGCTAATAAAAATGAAGTGATTGGTACGGTTTCAAAAGCGAACCAAGAACTTGCTGGTGAAGCGATCAATGCAGCAGAAGCTGCCTTTAAAACTTGGAAAAAGTGGAATCCAGAAGCTCGCGCTGATATCTTATTCCGTGCAGCTGCAATCATCCGCAGAAGAAAAGCTGAATTCTCTGCACTTTTAATCAAAGAATCCGGTAAACCTTGGAATGAAGCTGATGCTGATACAGCCGAAGCAATTGATTTCTTAGAATATTATGCTAGAGAAATGATAAGATTAAAGGATGGAACTCCTGTATCTAGTCGTGATGGTGAATACAATAAATATATTTATACACCAACGGGAGTAACAGTGGTTATTTCCCCATGGAACTTCCCATTTGCAATTATGGCAGGAACTACAGTGGCTCCTATCGTTACTGGAAATACAGTTGTACTAAAACCTGCAAGTAGCACACCAGTTGTTGCTTATAAATTTGTTGAAGTATTAGAAGAAGCAGGTCTCCCTGCAGGGGTAGTTAATTTTTGCCCAGGTAGTGGTTCTGAAGTTGGAGACTTCTTAGTCGATCATCCTAAAACAAGTTTAATTACTTTTACTGGTTCACGTGAAGTTGGTACTCGCATTTTTGAACGTGCATCAAAAGTAAACCCTGGTCAAATTTGGTTAAAGAGAACGATTATTGAAATGGGTGGTAAAGACACCGTTGTTGTTGATAAAAATGCCGACTTAGAGGTTGCTGCTGAATCCATTTTTAGATCCGCTTTTGGATTTTCCGGACAAAAATGTTCTGCAGGTTCTCGTGCAGTAATCCACCAAGATGTATATGATGAAGTCTTAAATAGAGTCATTGAAATATCAAAAGATAAAATTCTTGGAGATCCTACAGATTATAATACTTACATGGGACCCGTCATTGATCAAGCTTCCTTTGATAAAATTATGTCCTATATTCAAGTTGGTAAAGAAGAAGGTCGTTTAGTATTAGGTGGAAATGGAGATGATTCAAAAGGATTCTTCATCGAACCAACTATTATTGCTGATGTAGATCCTAAAGCTCGAATCATGCAAGAAGAAATCTTCGGACCTGTTGTTGCTTTTGCAAAAGCAACAGATTTTGAAGAAGCCATTGAAATAGCAAACAATACAGAATATGGTTTAACAGGTGCATTAATTTCTAATGACCGTGAACATATTGAGTATGCAAAAGAAAACTTCTATGTTGGTAACCTATACTTTAATCGTACCTGTACGGGTGCTATCGTTGGATATCAACCGTTTGGCGGATTCAACATGTCAGGTACAGATTCCAAAGCGGGCGGTCCTGATTACCTAGTCCAACACATGTTGCCTAAAACAATCAGTGAAACACTATAA
- a CDS encoding AAA family ATPase, translating into MYLREIIKLNEKIQNSNQYPFNIPTIKALDNLSLTKNVTFFVGENGSGKSTLLEAIAYQCEFNTAGGSRNNTYEVDSSEARLGDYVRLSWMPKMNRGFFLRAESFYHFASHIDELAEEDPGIYSYYGGKSLHEQSHGESFLSLFKSRFGQSGIYLLDEPEAALSPARQLAFLSIIHELQKHAQLIIATHSPILMGYPNADIFNFDDTPIRQINYEDTNHYQISRRFLENRNRYLRELMD; encoded by the coding sequence ATGTATTTACGAGAAATTATAAAACTTAACGAAAAAATACAAAATTCCAACCAATATCCATTTAATATTCCAACCATTAAAGCACTAGATAACTTATCTTTAACGAAGAATGTAACGTTTTTTGTGGGAGAAAATGGTTCAGGAAAGTCTACACTACTTGAGGCAATTGCTTATCAGTGTGAATTTAATACTGCGGGTGGTAGCAGAAATAATACTTATGAAGTAGACTCTTCAGAGGCAAGGTTAGGGGATTATGTTCGGCTTTCATGGATGCCTAAAATGAACAGAGGATTTTTCCTGCGTGCAGAATCATTTTATCACTTCGCTTCTCATATTGATGAGCTAGCTGAAGAAGACCCTGGTATTTACAGTTATTACGGTGGAAAGTCCCTCCATGAACAATCACATGGAGAGTCTTTTTTGTCTTTGTTTAAAAGTCGGTTTGGACAATCAGGTATATATCTTTTAGATGAACCAGAGGCTGCTCTTTCACCAGCAAGGCAATTAGCTTTTTTAAGTATTATTCATGAATTACAGAAACATGCGCAGTTAATTATCGCTACACATTCTCCAATATTAATGGGGTATCCAAACGCAGATATTTTTAATTTTGATGATACACCTATCAGACAAATCAACTATGAGGATACAAATCATTATCAAATTTCTAGAAGGTTTTTGGAAAACAGAAACAGGTATCTAAGAGAGTTAATGGATTAA
- a CDS encoding PucR family transcriptional regulator: protein MEPNQLSEAFEIKDLDLLTEHISSVLKKPLIIENKSFELISYSSKFAYHFDTSQQKTILSKKCPLFIIDRLKKDGIFRQLEKFPDPIRINEIEELGLYQRIVVSAKHKGQILGYIWVQEADVILNEEELHFLKEVSNHIGTLLYKRLKDKNSNQNTKEQLMFELLNQDDNEQQIINHAKTANITLPVRFTIVVFSAHNNEELNLMKPVLNKEFQKAKPNAIVLNENNQTIVIIGSESDKEYLTYDNARMLIRNIRDILNEEQRKKLLIGMGNEYDKLGKLRKSYVEALEVIQSTEFVDRNDNEVPIENKDLGIYRYISTIHERNVQERYENEMILTLQNYDNKNNTNLIRTLEIYLKNNCKLKRTAEELFIHPNTMNYRLKQIIDLTSIDFDNFYIKCQVYIDLLLLKKNKPKI, encoded by the coding sequence ATGGAGCCGAATCAATTGAGCGAAGCATTTGAAATTAAAGATCTTGATCTATTAACCGAACATATCAGTTCAGTTTTAAAAAAACCGCTCATTATAGAAAATAAAAGTTTTGAATTGATTTCCTATAGTTCTAAATTTGCTTATCATTTTGATACATCACAACAAAAAACCATTTTATCCAAAAAATGCCCCTTGTTTATAATAGATCGCTTAAAAAAGGATGGTATCTTTCGGCAACTAGAAAAATTCCCAGACCCAATTCGAATTAACGAAATCGAAGAGCTTGGTCTTTATCAACGAATCGTTGTCAGTGCTAAACATAAAGGACAGATTCTCGGTTATATTTGGGTACAAGAAGCCGATGTTATTTTAAACGAAGAAGAATTACATTTCTTAAAAGAAGTATCCAATCATATAGGTACATTATTATACAAACGTCTAAAAGATAAAAACTCTAATCAAAACACAAAAGAACAATTGATGTTTGAGTTGTTAAACCAAGATGACAACGAACAACAAATAATAAACCATGCCAAAACTGCAAATATAACCTTACCTGTAAGATTTACTATAGTTGTATTTTCAGCTCATAATAATGAAGAGTTAAATCTAATGAAACCTGTATTAAATAAGGAATTTCAAAAAGCTAAACCTAATGCCATCGTTTTAAATGAAAACAATCAAACGATTGTCATTATAGGGAGTGAATCTGACAAAGAATATCTCACATATGATAATGCTAGAATGCTGATTCGAAATATACGTGATATATTAAATGAAGAGCAACGTAAGAAACTGTTGATTGGAATGGGAAATGAATATGATAAATTAGGAAAGTTACGGAAAAGTTATGTTGAAGCATTAGAGGTTATTCAATCAACAGAATTTGTAGATCGAAATGATAATGAAGTACCTATTGAAAATAAAGATCTAGGAATATACCGATATATCTCTACGATACATGAGCGAAATGTTCAAGAACGTTATGAAAATGAAATGATCTTAACTTTGCAAAATTACGACAACAAAAATAATACAAATCTTATTCGAACATTAGAAATTTATTTAAAAAACAACTGCAAATTAAAACGGACAGCTGAAGAACTATTCATTCATCCTAATACGATGAATTATAGATTAAAACAAATTATTGATCTAACATCCATTGACTTTGATAATTTTTATATCAAATGTCAGGTATATATAGACTTATTACTTTTAAAGAAAAATAAACCTAAAATATAA
- a CDS encoding DUF3951 domain-containing protein, translated as MSFSFYFFLFISGFITLLIGYIVVRTFLKKEIPDNPYTPFDYITGQSDVEFRDEKEEIEQDNDEDGEKR; from the coding sequence ATGAGTTTTAGCTTTTACTTCTTTTTATTTATATCTGGATTCATTACATTATTAATTGGATATATTGTTGTAAGGACATTTCTAAAAAAAGAAATTCCTGATAATCCATATACTCCATTTGACTATATAACTGGTCAGTCAGATGTTGAATTTCGTGATGAAAAAGAAGAAATTGAACAGGATAATGATGAAGATGGAGAAAAAAGATAG
- a CDS encoding ABC transporter ATP-binding protein encodes MKKVELVQMSKSYNFPTNVLENITVSIEPGEFFVLVGPSGCGKSTLLRMIAGLEDISAGKLFIGENYANLLRPSQRGISFVFQNYALYPHLTVRENIVFGLQAQKVPKGERNKRCNEVAEMLGLIPFLKRKPRELSGGQRQRVALARSIVSQAPICLMDEPLSNLDAKLRAHMRSEIKQIQRRLGLTMIYVTHDQVEAMTMGDRIMVLNDGKIQQIGDPLQIYNHPANAFVAQFIGSPPMNLIQATFNKQKQSIQIGDHHEILVPLYDVSNISSDDIIIGIRPENIRLSRNEPNHFLIEVVNVEVLGTETIIFFKLMDQQCSIKWNGQWRIDVGDRIPVRLDYQVLSIFDSKTGIVLKKPNIDTHYKINEVKL; translated from the coding sequence ATGAAAAAAGTTGAACTAGTTCAAATGTCAAAATCGTACAATTTTCCTACGAATGTTTTAGAAAATATTACTGTTAGCATTGAGCCAGGAGAATTTTTTGTACTTGTAGGTCCATCAGGTTGTGGGAAAAGTACTTTATTACGTATGATTGCAGGATTGGAAGACATTTCGGCTGGAAAGTTATTTATTGGAGAAAATTATGCCAACTTATTACGACCGAGTCAACGGGGGATCTCTTTTGTTTTTCAAAATTATGCCCTTTATCCTCATCTAACCGTAAGAGAAAATATTGTGTTTGGACTTCAGGCACAAAAGGTACCAAAGGGTGAAAGAAATAAAAGATGTAATGAAGTTGCAGAAATGTTAGGTTTAATCCCATTTTTAAAAAGAAAACCCCGTGAGCTATCTGGTGGACAACGTCAACGAGTAGCACTGGCTAGATCGATAGTAAGCCAGGCTCCAATCTGTTTGATGGACGAACCTCTTTCAAACTTAGATGCAAAACTTAGAGCACACATGCGTTCAGAAATTAAACAAATCCAACGTCGATTGGGTTTAACCATGATTTATGTTACCCATGATCAAGTAGAAGCGATGACCATGGGGGATCGGATAATGGTATTAAACGATGGAAAAATACAACAAATTGGTGATCCGCTACAGATTTATAATCATCCTGCTAATGCATTTGTCGCACAATTCATAGGGTCACCACCTATGAATTTGATTCAAGCAACTTTTAACAAACAAAAACAATCGATTCAAATTGGAGATCATCATGAGATTTTAGTTCCTTTATATGATGTAAGTAATATATCAAGTGATGACATTATCATTGGTATCAGACCAGAAAATATTCGTTTGTCTAGAAACGAACCTAATCATTTTTTAATCGAGGTCGTGAATGTGGAAGTGCTAGGTACTGAAACGATAATATTTTTTAAGTTAATGGATCAGCAGTGCTCCATAAAATGGAATGGACAATGGAGAATAGATGTTGGAGATCGTATCCCTGTTAGACTAGATTATCAGGTATTAAGTATATTTGACTCTAAAACGGGAATTGTTTTGAAAAAGCCTAATATTGATACTCATTATAAAATTAATGAGGTGAAACTATGA
- the putP gene encoding sodium/proline symporter PutP: MSGATLTTFIIYLIGMLIIGWVAYKKTDNLSDYVLGGRRLGGAVAALSAGASDMSGWLLLGLPGYAYAAGMQATWICVGLALGAYLNWQFVAKRLRVYTEIANDSITIPDFFENRFQDSSKLLRVISAFVILLFFTFYTSSGLVGGALLFENTFGLEYQIALWVGALVIISYTLLGGFLAVSWTDFFQGILMFLALVVVPIVMIGNMGGWNETIQRIGEIDASRLDVFSGVGFLGIISLMAWGLGYFGQPHILTRFMAIKHQKEIPKARFIGMTWMVISLFGAIFTGFVGIAYFAGAPLTDAETVFIEAANVLFHPVVSGFLLAAILSAIMSTIDSQLLVSSSAIAEDFYKVLIRPSASSKELIWVGRISVLVIALIAIFLAFNPESSVLDLVSYAWAGFGAAFGPIIILSLFWKRMTRNGALGGMIVGAATVVIWKLLSTPELNDAGAIIKEAIIPFDLYEIVPGFILGFITIVIISFIGKNPESNIVANFEKMESMLKSNS, translated from the coding sequence ATTAGTGGAGCGACTTTAACTACATTTATTATTTACTTAATTGGTATGCTTATCATAGGTTGGGTTGCCTATAAAAAAACGGACAACTTATCTGATTATGTGCTGGGGGGTAGACGATTAGGAGGTGCAGTTGCTGCTTTAAGTGCGGGTGCCTCTGATATGAGCGGTTGGTTATTGTTAGGACTACCGGGTTATGCGTATGCAGCCGGTATGCAGGCCACTTGGATATGTGTTGGTCTCGCTCTTGGAGCCTATTTAAATTGGCAATTTGTCGCTAAAAGACTTCGTGTATACACAGAAATCGCAAACGATTCAATTACTATCCCAGATTTTTTCGAAAACCGATTTCAAGATTCTTCTAAACTCCTTCGAGTGATCTCCGCATTTGTTATTTTATTATTTTTTACTTTCTACACATCTTCAGGTTTAGTGGGAGGAGCCCTTCTTTTTGAGAATACATTCGGATTAGAATATCAGATCGCCCTTTGGGTTGGTGCTTTAGTCATCATTTCTTATACGCTGTTAGGTGGGTTTCTAGCAGTAAGCTGGACCGATTTTTTTCAGGGTATATTAATGTTTCTAGCTCTGGTTGTCGTTCCTATTGTCATGATTGGAAATATGGGAGGATGGAACGAAACGATTCAGCGCATTGGTGAAATTGATGCAAGCAGATTGGATGTTTTTAGTGGTGTTGGTTTCTTAGGAATTATTTCATTAATGGCATGGGGATTAGGATATTTTGGGCAGCCTCATATTTTGACAAGATTTATGGCTATAAAACATCAAAAAGAAATACCTAAAGCAAGATTTATAGGTATGACATGGATGGTCATTTCATTATTTGGCGCTATCTTCACTGGTTTTGTAGGAATAGCTTATTTTGCTGGTGCTCCATTAACGGATGCTGAAACTGTTTTTATAGAAGCAGCAAATGTATTATTCCACCCCGTTGTTTCAGGATTTTTACTTGCAGCTATTTTGTCAGCTATTATGAGTACGATTGATTCACAATTACTTGTATCATCTAGTGCCATTGCCGAAGACTTTTACAAGGTATTAATTCGTCCTTCTGCATCCTCTAAAGAATTAATTTGGGTAGGAAGAATCTCAGTACTCGTTATAGCACTGATTGCCATTTTCCTTGCCTTTAATCCTGAAAGTTCTGTTCTTGATTTAGTTAGTTATGCTTGGGCAGGTTTTGGAGCAGCATTTGGTCCTATTATTATTCTCTCATTATTTTGGAAAAGAATGACTCGGAATGGGGCTTTAGGTGGTATGATTGTTGGTGCGGCTACAGTTGTTATCTGGAAGCTCCTTTCTACACCTGAATTAAATGATGCTGGTGCTATAATCAAGGAAGCAATAATACCTTTTGATTTATATGAAATCGTGCCTGGGTTTATATTGGGATTCATTACGATAGTGATCATTAGTTTCATAGGAAAAAATCCTGAAAGTAACATCGTAGCTAACTTCGAAAAGATGGAAAGCATGCTAAAATCAAACTCTTAA
- a CDS encoding proline dehydrogenase family protein: MEALSRNFFLYLSKNKSLNKMAKRYGLKFGALKVVGGIDFDRTVPVIKKLNKMGLCTTVDHLGEFVNSIDETHERTAQEIHTIQTIAKENLDSQTSVKLTSLGLDIDYNLVFENMRSILNEAKKHDVFVTIDMEDETRCQATLDIFKGLKAEFDNVGTVIQSYLYRSTEDINDLKTLLPNLRLVKGAYKESADVAYQEKKDVDKNLKQMIKDHLTNGNYTAIATHDDQIINFTKQFAEENNISRDLFEFQMLYGMRTQTQLELIKQDYKMRVYVPYGNDWYGYFMRRLAERPANVAFVAKGLFKN; this comes from the coding sequence GTGGAAGCGCTATCTAGAAACTTTTTCTTATACTTATCTAAAAATAAATCTTTAAACAAAATGGCAAAACGTTACGGTTTAAAATTCGGTGCTCTAAAAGTGGTTGGAGGAATAGATTTTGATCGTACAGTACCAGTCATTAAAAAATTAAATAAAATGGGTTTGTGCACAACTGTAGATCATCTTGGTGAATTTGTAAATTCCATTGATGAAACACATGAACGTACAGCTCAAGAAATCCATACAATTCAAACCATTGCAAAAGAAAACCTTGACTCACAAACATCCGTAAAACTTACATCCCTTGGGTTGGATATTGATTATAACTTAGTATTTGAAAATATGCGGTCTATTTTAAATGAAGCTAAAAAACATGACGTTTTTGTAACGATTGATATGGAAGATGAAACAAGATGTCAAGCAACGCTAGATATATTTAAAGGGTTAAAAGCAGAGTTTGATAATGTAGGTACCGTCATCCAATCCTATTTATATCGATCCACAGAAGATATCAATGACTTGAAGACTCTTTTACCTAATTTACGTCTGGTAAAGGGAGCATATAAGGAATCTGCTGATGTAGCATATCAAGAAAAAAAGGATGTTGACAAAAACTTAAAACAAATGATAAAAGACCATCTCACTAATGGTAATTATACTGCCATTGCAACTCATGATGATCAAATCATTAACTTTACAAAACAATTTGCTGAAGAAAATAATATCAGTCGTGATTTGTTTGAATTTCAAATGTTATACGGGATGAGAACACAAACACAACTTGAACTAATTAAACAAGATTATAAAATGAGAGTATACGTACCTTATGGAAACGATTGGTATGGTTATTTTATGAGAAGACTTGCGGAAAGACCTGCCAATGTTGCTTTTGTAGCAAAAGGACTATTTAAAAACTAA
- a CDS encoding carbohydrate ABC transporter permease: MKHQGFWSRFVNVRIALLYLLPSIVLFSVFVFYPMFKTVYLSFFLTDFQGKPAEFVGLENFKYLIESKSFHKSIKATLLFVIYTVPISILIALFLAILANEKLKGIGVFRTLFSSTMGMSVAASSVIWLFLFHPSIGAINRFLSIFDIQAIEWLVDPSWALISISITTIWMNTGFTFLILLGGLQNIDESLYESASIDGASYWYKLRRITIPMLSPTLFFIITISLINAFQTFGQVDILTKGGPAESTNLIVYSIYREAFINYQFGTASAQAIVLFFFILIVTILQFKFGEKRVFYQ; encoded by the coding sequence ATGAAACATCAAGGCTTCTGGTCTCGTTTCGTAAATGTTCGAATCGCACTTTTATATTTATTGCCATCCATTGTACTATTTAGTGTATTTGTATTTTATCCTATGTTTAAAACAGTATATCTAAGTTTCTTTTTAACAGATTTTCAGGGGAAGCCGGCAGAATTCGTAGGTTTAGAAAATTTCAAATACTTAATAGAATCTAAAAGCTTTCATAAAAGTATAAAGGCTACTTTATTATTTGTTATATATACCGTGCCCATAAGTATCTTGATAGCACTTTTTTTAGCCATTTTAGCAAATGAAAAACTGAAGGGAATCGGTGTGTTTCGCACTTTGTTTTCCTCAACTATGGGGATGTCCGTAGCTGCTTCTTCTGTTATCTGGTTGTTTTTATTTCACCCTAGCATAGGAGCAATTAATCGTTTTTTATCTATTTTTGATATTCAAGCTATCGAATGGTTAGTAGACCCGAGTTGGGCACTTATCTCCATATCTATCACAACCATTTGGATGAATACGGGTTTTACCTTTTTAATCTTACTCGGTGGATTACAAAATATAGATGAAAGTTTATATGAAAGTGCATCGATTGATGGTGCTAGTTATTGGTATAAACTGAGGCGTATAACGATTCCTATGTTATCACCAACACTCTTTTTCATCATTACGATCTCGTTAATTAATGCTTTCCAGACCTTTGGGCAAGTAGATATTTTAACAAAAGGAGGTCCAGCTGAATCTACAAATTTAATTGTTTACTCCATTTATCGAGAAGCATTTATCAATTATCAATTTGGAACAGCAAGCGCCCAGGCTATCGTTCTCTTTTTCTTTATTTTAATTGTTACGATTTTACAATTTAAATTTGGTGAAAAGAGGGTGTTTTATCAATGA
- a CDS encoding helix-hairpin-helix domain-containing protein, translated as MKSIVTPKLPLTDNERRILRKMKIRLNQIHTFEPDDLKKLLEISPDHAQYLVALASFQQIPSIGAKLATDIIENLGIYTLEELKKYDGSQLLDEFEKNLNYWTDPCVEDHFRCLIYHAKYPGSDRKWFDFTEERKKFRMKHGYPETRPKVGWQEMKKDH; from the coding sequence ATGAAAAGTATAGTAACTCCTAAACTTCCATTAACAGACAATGAAAGAAGAATCCTTCGTAAAATGAAAATTAGATTAAATCAAATACATACTTTTGAACCTGATGATTTAAAAAAGTTATTAGAAATATCACCAGATCACGCACAATATTTAGTAGCTTTAGCTTCTTTCCAACAAATTCCTTCTATTGGAGCTAAATTAGCAACGGATATTATAGAAAACCTTGGGATTTATACATTGGAAGAACTAAAAAAATACGATGGATCACAATTATTAGATGAATTTGAAAAGAATTTAAATTATTGGACTGACCCCTGTGTAGAAGACCATTTTCGCTGTTTAATATATCACGCAAAATATCCTGGTAGTGACAGGAAATGGTTTGATTTTACTGAAGAACGGAAAAAATTTAGAATGAAACATGGATATCCAGAAACAAGACCCAAAGTAGGGTGGCAGGAAATGAAAAAAGATCACTAA
- a CDS encoding GNAT family N-acetyltransferase: MEFLQFKDECLTDAAKLLATRHKRERKQFPELPSQFELEDDALKAVEAVWVKENSEGIAIFDNKQMIGYLIGTFISNDIRGRHIWIDYAGLAISENVHEELYRDLYTKIAEQWVQYGCFDHYVLVPAGNRSILDAWLKLGFSFEQVHALCDITNQAMEIENQHPIEIRLAIKSDQSILTDIGDLIMSHQTGAPVWAAVLPEYLTEIKKGYGGIVEDSNAKLWIAFKGNQLIGFQGYWETTTSNSDMMTPDRCIELSIAGTKKEERGRGIGKLLTQKGFMEAKENGYQYCMSDWRMTNLQSSRFWPKRGFYPIAYRLTRKIDHRIMWANGKI, from the coding sequence ATGGAGTTTTTACAATTTAAAGATGAATGCTTAACTGATGCTGCAAAATTATTGGCTACCCGTCACAAACGGGAACGAAAGCAATTTCCTGAACTCCCATCACAATTTGAACTTGAAGATGATGCACTTAAGGCAGTTGAAGCCGTTTGGGTAAAAGAAAATTCAGAGGGGATAGCTATTTTTGATAACAAACAAATGATAGGTTATCTGATAGGTACTTTTATTTCCAATGATATACGTGGTCGCCATATTTGGATTGATTATGCTGGGCTAGCTATTTCTGAAAATGTGCATGAGGAGTTATATAGAGACCTCTATACTAAAATTGCAGAGCAATGGGTACAATACGGTTGTTTTGACCACTATGTACTTGTTCCAGCTGGAAATCGTTCAATATTGGATGCGTGGTTAAAATTAGGGTTCTCATTTGAGCAGGTACACGCTTTATGTGATATCACAAATCAAGCTATGGAAATAGAAAATCAACACCCAATTGAAATTCGTTTAGCTATAAAATCAGATCAAAGTATACTCACTGATATAGGAGATTTAATCATGTCCCATCAAACCGGAGCACCTGTATGGGCTGCAGTTTTACCAGAATACTTAACAGAAATAAAAAAAGGGTATGGTGGAATAGTAGAAGACTCAAATGCTAAATTATGGATAGCTTTTAAGGGGAATCAATTAATTGGTTTCCAAGGATATTGGGAAACTACAACAAGTAACTCTGATATGATGACACCTGATCGATGTATTGAATTAAGTATAGCTGGAACAAAAAAAGAAGAGAGAGGAAGAGGGATAGGTAAATTATTAACACAAAAAGGGTTTATGGAAGCAAAGGAAAATGGTTATCAGTATTGTATGTCAGATTGGAGAATGACTAACTTACAGTCATCTAGATTTTGGCCAAAACGTGGATTTTATCCTATTGCATATCGTTTAACAAGAAAAATTGACCATCGAATCATGTGGGCAAATGGCAAAATATAA
- a CDS encoding transporter suffix domain-containing protein: MKKLGFILIIFSFIFYGLILIVPFLNVSTGFKTAVTGILIIVGEISFWVGGLILGREVVKKYRNFFNIKKWFKKNENEGSD; this comes from the coding sequence ATGAAAAAGTTAGGGTTCATTTTAATCATTTTTTCTTTTATCTTTTATGGGCTGATATTGATCGTCCCTTTTTTAAATGTGAGCACAGGATTTAAAACTGCTGTTACAGGGATTTTAATTATTGTTGGTGAAATTTCATTTTGGGTTGGTGGATTGATACTAGGTAGAGAAGTTGTAAAGAAATATAGAAACTTTTTTAACATAAAAAAATGGTTTAAAAAAAATGAAAATGAAGGATCAGACTAA